From Euwallacea similis isolate ESF13 chromosome 6, ESF131.1, whole genome shotgun sequence:
GCTAATTCTGCCCGCACTAACCCCTTgtctttttttgtaattttggaTCGCATTTCGCTAATCCAAGTTTCCCATCTCAGGCCTTTGATGATGCCATTGCAGAGTTAGACACCCTGAATGAAGATTCATACAAAGACAGCACACTCATTATGCAGCTGTTGCGAGATAACTTGACGTTATGGACCAGTGACACACAGGtcagtaaattttataaaaggttgaatttttttgttcttatttaaggaattttgttATAGGCTGAACCGGATGAGCCTCAGGAAGGTGCGGACAACTGAAAACCTTATTCCCTGTTTTCattcaatttgttaaaaatgaaatttcatgtAAGTTAAAGTCCCTGCGGAACGGTATCGTCAAGTTTCGTAGTCAGTTTAAGTTTCACCGCGATgaaacttttgatatttaacaATGTTTTTAGGAGATATGTAAATCGTTAAATTACACATTATCACACAATCGGCCAAACTTCcacaaaacattcaaaaagcCATACCTTCTTTTGCTGACAGTTGTGTGATTGAATGTCAACttcaacttttattataattgttttttatatatttagttattttatattatatacatcCCTCCCCGAAACAAAATGTGTCATTTAATTTCATCTCCTCCAGCACGTTTTTAAGTTCTAACTTgttaactattaaaattattatttaaactgttgttttagttttgtttCTGTTCAGTAATCCAACTCcaagtatttatttatcttctcTGTTCATCGTCTGTTCTGCCGCCCTATCCACGTTTTTTTGCACTCGCGGCCCCCGGACACTCCCTTAAACCCGTTCCATTTTCTGGTCACTTTGGATGTGCTATATATAAAGTGTATGAATATGTATTTAAACGCTACCAACTCTATTTGTTTTCTGTTGTATCTGTCAAATATATTTGTCAGATAaaggaataaatttttcaaaatcaagtGGCTTGTTTGTTTTGGGACGAAGGGGACCGCGCCCCATTCCTGCCTTTTCCGTCACGCACTAAATGTATTGTTCCAAATAAGTGTTTAATCTGGCTAATAGCGGAATCTCTATGTTTTTGGCTAGTTATGTTTCCGTTTGTTAGGTGTAAGTTTTACGTGAAACTACCGCTACTTAATCATATTTCCAAAGCATAGTGATGTATGTAATAAATGTTATATTCTTCGTAATTCATTTCTCATCACGATTTATTTTCTAACTGctaatcaaaatttgttttttttttggcaaattatAGGCATTTGTCCGTAAGATATAAACAATGTAGAAACTGAATTaagtattttgttatttttttttataacatgaTTATTGTATTAaagaaacttttcttttattattgatttttatttataagcgTTTGACCAGTCCAAATTGTTCCCTAATTTTCGGTCacgaataaacatttttttgagtcCGAACAACACATgctaactttaaatttattaatgtataaTTCGTTTCGACATGTACCTACAGAATTAAATTGTCACTATCCACATCTTGTCAAAATCGAATAGAAACTacacattatttattcaaaccGGATTAATCACTTGCGAGAATGATTCTAGTTATGCAACTTTCTAATTCCGTATCACTAAGCTGTCTGctcataatttatttgaaatgggaTCCAGTTACTGTGCGATGTTTTCGTAAACGGAGGTAATAAACTTTCAATCGCTGTGCAAAAAATAGTCATCGCTAGGTCGTAGTAGGACGTACGACCTTGTCCCATACTCGTTAGCACGGCGCGAACGTCGTAAATTCATGGAGTAGTTTGTCAACTTcctgattaaatttatttaccgTTCTTCTAAATTAATACATAGGTTCTATATTTGCGGTAAGTTTGTTACTGCAAATATTAACAAATCAGATAATGTATCTATGTATTAGCAGTTAATTTGCGCTTTcctctaataattttattgcgcTTGTGTGTAAAACACAAGGGCAAAAAGTTATCGACCACAACATTTCTAATTGTATcggattaattttaattttaaataaggcGACGAGGTTTTTAGTTTCGTGCATTCCAATCCTAAGTCTTCATCCAACCTAGTAAATCTCAATGGATACATACATAGCTCAATTGAGTACTAAGAGCCTTTTTGGTGGAGATTCATTTAAACTACTAAAAATAAGGAAGCTCAGTTATGTTAGATTCGGGTACCTAAAAAGTTCGTGCCACGATAATCTCCAAAACCACAAATCCACAAAATAATTGTCGCCTAAAACTATCTTCTTAGTCAAAGTAGTAAAACGACACAGGTTGACTCTATTGTCTCACTTCAgtggtttttcttgggggGCGGTGATCAAAAATTTCTCCCAAGATGCCAGAGGTGCTAAGGCCGGTCCTGGTCGTAAATTCGCAATTTAATGAACTTTCATTTACATGAAACCTTCAAAAAAAACGACAGAGGTGATCATATTTCAGCATTCCATTCCTCGCAGTTACGTCACCTTGTAGTATCACTTTTGTGTTTGGGGCAAGAGTGATAAGCATGTGGGATAATTTTacggttaaaaataattaaaggaaattataaaaatagttccaatatttaaagttttttttttaaacttaggTAAGTAAAGGTGGGGAAACATAAGAGAGGTAGGAAGAGGGGTGTTTATCTAGTTCTTCAGCAGCGATGGAGGATACTcctctataaagaaattagagttgTACAAGCTAGAAAGGCTTTTGAAGGCTGGAAAATTCCTTGAATAAGGTGAAAAGGTACGCTTCTCGCCAGTTCGTTTCTCGAGAGATTGCCTAATGAGACAGGTTGGGAATAAAGACGCCCTAAACCTAACGTTTAACTCGCCATTTCAAAAGTAGAAAAATGCATTGatttctattattaaaatggaaatgtcAAATGGGACCTGGAATCAAATCTCAAATTTTACTTTCCGTTTCTTTAACAAAACGTGAGATGCGAAGTTTGAAACACTCTgcatataaatataaagataataaagggtgattattaaaaaaagcctCGTAGTACGTGGTGAACGGTAGGAATCGGGCGTGGATTACGTCATTTACTATTTATCACCAAATATctaacaaattaattgatcTCGAACTTGCCTAATATTTCAAAGGTGACTTGCATTTTCCTATGATCAccctttatatatttttttatataaacattattttttatgttctgcgcaaaatttttaaaaatcggtcagaaaatAAGTTAATTACGGCCCTGTAACACTTTTCCTTCAGTAATACCTTTAGTTTAAGGTTTCCTTAACCCTCTATCTATCCATCTTGCTTTCGCCGATGGAGATAGATAGATAAAGCAAGGAAGATAAGTGTATTTCGATTTCGTTAGAGCAggttaatgtttatttaccaGGGTCAACGGTCAGATAGTTTGGAAGCTCGATTGACTGGAAAACACGAAAATATAATTAACTTTCCTGCATAATCATTATTAATTACACACTGTAATAGCGACGTACAACAGTAGGGATTTACCATATCTTAGgttaaagttttcttttagTCATGGTGCAGGTAAGCCAAACAAGTTTATGCCCCTTTACggcgatattaattttattactatcaCTGTACAGATAGAGGTTTTCACCACCTCCAATAAAAAGCTGGGAAACATTACATtagatgaaaatgaaaaggtTAAAGACATAAAGAAACAAATAGCAGCTCTCTGTCCGAAACTCTATGTAGATCGACAATCCATAAGATCTGAACTAAAAGGCAAAGATATAAAGGATGACTTAATAATTCCCTCCTTAGCTGCCAGTAAGAAAGTGTATGTCAAAGATTTGGGCCCACAAATTGGTTGGAGCACTGTGTTTGTCTTGGAATATGCAGGCCCTTTGGTTCTATATGCCCTGGTTTCTTTGAGACCATGGGTATTTTATGGGGATGCTGCTCAGGGAACCTCGCTTTCAACGACTGCCATGTAAGTTGTAAGTTTCTATATCATTAATTTATGTTCACTTAACAATGTTTTGTAGAATCGCCTTAGGTTGCTGGAGTGTGCACTATCTGAAAAGAATTCTGGAGACTCTATTCGTGCATCGCTTTTCTCATGGCACAATGCCAATTAGAAACCTCTTCAAGAATTGTGGTTATTACTGGGGTTTCACAGTGTATGTGGCCTACCATGTTAATCACCCTCTATTCACACCTCCTCCAATTATTATGCAAATTGTTGGTCTTGCCCTTTTTATTGTAAGTTTCTAtcaagataatttaatttttaataattttactgaATCATTTAGGTGTCTGAGCTTGGAAACTTAAGTATTCACATGCTTCTAAGAGATTTAAGGCCTCCAGGTAGTACTGTCAGAAAAATCCCAGTTCCTAATGCAAACCCTTTGACtcaattatataattttgtctCTTGCCCTAATTATACATATGAGTTTTACTCATGGGCTGGGTTTACTTTGTTGACTTCTTGTGTGCCTGGTAAGGATTGATTATAAAAAACATATAGATTTGCTAATAGTGATTTTCTTAGCTGGGCTTTTTGCCTTGGCTGGCCTGTATCAGATGACCATTTGGGCCCTTGGAAAACATAAGAACTACAAGAAGGAATTTTCCAACTACCCCAAAAGAAGGAAGGCAATAATTCCTTTCATAATCTAAATTCTTACTTAGGTTGattttgttatatatttatttatttttggggCATCTCAATAGATTTTCATTTGTATTAATGTTGGTGTTAATGTTCATGGTTTTGTATCAAAAAGGTTACGGAAATAAAGAGCTCAAAGTACACTCAagcattaatataattttaagtcattctatatataatatacatatataaaatcaGATTCGTTCTAAATAATATcacatataaattaatattttattgataaaattcgGACTTGGTGCAATGACGttcagtaatttttcttcagtCTTGCATTAGTATCCATTCTTATCACTTTAACACAATTTTCTCTAGTAAATATACTAGGACTATAAATGCAAAAACTGATgaagtaaaatattatttttacgaaaaattgcTGAAGTCTGTCTTTAATTTGATTGTTGGAATATGCATGGCCATGGgttgattatttaaattgactTCATTAGACTTAATTTTCAGTGAATTTTGCTGGCTTGATCTTATGGCACTTTCCAATTTTGTCCTCAGTTCTGTAGAAGAACCcatcagttttttaaattcctgcAAGGTTATGTTCTTACAGAACTGTAAATGATTttgtatcaatatttttacctgTGGGTAAATAGGtccgattttcattaatttttccagaCTCGCCTCATGCAGAGACACCACATATCTTAGAGTTTTATCGCGAGGGTTTTTAACCAAATAATTCACTAAGATTGGCACGAGAAGGGAAAGCATTTgaattcctataaaataaaaattatttataacaaatcTTTTCATTATATGTTAATATTCAACATAAATTTAGTACTTGCCTTGCATTATATTTCCTAGGTAAGTACggtttgagaaaataaattaaagtgaatCCTCTAATTCAAATAAGGTTATTACTTACTATTATGTGGCTCGGCTAAGGCGATAAGACTTTCCACTGCGTTAATAGTCTCTACAGTAATGCAGAATTCCTCACTGGAAGAAGGCTTCTTTGCCTTTTCTGAGTAAAGGTATTCGACTAGCTGAGGAGCTAAAGAATGAATATAAGGAGTGGCTACCGCTTTCTCAGGGTGAGCAAACAAGGATTTTAGAGTCTTAATGCACTTCAGTTTCGTCTGAAAATGCAATAAACTTACAACAATTTACTCCAGTTTTTGGTTGACTCACCGGATAATCCTCGCTTTGCAAACATTGCCTGAAATGATTGATACATGGAAATTGCAAGTTGGGAGCCGCAGCTACCTCCGAAGGCGCATGCAAGACAAAAACTGCTATAGCCAGCAATGGGGCTGCTTCATCTGGCCCGGGAGTTTTGGCCAGATCGATCACCTTAGCTAGAGCGCTCTGCAATAAATGCCTCCATTCCTTGTCATTCGCGCGTTCATCTGAAGCCAATGCTTTCAAAAGTTGCAAAGCACCTGGGGCCGAAGTCGGAGCCTCCTTTAGAATGCCGGTTCCGAGGAAGAGAAGGGTTGGCAATATTGCTAAAGCGCCCTGTAGGGAACATAGGCCTGGTAAGATTCCTAGAGCTGAGAATGCGGCAGTTAGCAGCCGAGAATCTGCAGTCCTAGGAGCTCCTGCCATGGCAGGATGTGGAGTTGGGCTCAATGTTGGTATTTGACGAACAATTAGGCATAAGCAAATTTCTAAAGCTGCGAAGACCAAAGATTTATCAGGGTCTAAGTCACCCTCAGTATTCCCTTCTCCCATAGCATCTCGATCTTCTATAGTTCTAGTTTCTCCATTCTCTATAAATTTGGCAATTCTGTGTTAATTTCATAATACATCACGACTCTTACTAACCTGGTTGCCTATTCCGTTCATCATTTAAATGGTCAGCAGCAGCCTTTAAAACATGGTGTAGTACTTCCATGCACAATAACTGGCAATCTGCAGAGTCCAACGTTAACACCAATCTATGTAAGA
This genomic window contains:
- the Sc2 gene encoding probable very-long-chain enoyl-CoA reductase art-1 isoform X2, which codes for MVQIEVFTTSNKKLGNITLDENEKVKDIKKQIAALCPKLYVDRQSIRSELKGKDIKDDLIIPSLAASKKVYVKDLGPQIGWSTVFVLEYAGPLVLYALVSLRPWVFYGDAAQGTSLSTTAIIALGCWSVHYLKRILETLFVHRFSHGTMPIRNLFKNCGYYWGFTVYVAYHVNHPLFTPPPIIMQIVGLALFIVSELGNLSIHMLLRDLRPPGSTVRKIPVPNANPLTQLYNFVSCPNYTYEFYSWAGFTLLTSCVPAGLFALAGLYQMTIWALGKHKNYKKEFSNYPKRRKAIIPFII
- the Sc2 gene encoding probable very-long-chain enoyl-CoA reductase art-1 isoform X1 yields the protein MPLYGDINFITITVQIEVFTTSNKKLGNITLDENEKVKDIKKQIAALCPKLYVDRQSIRSELKGKDIKDDLIIPSLAASKKVYVKDLGPQIGWSTVFVLEYAGPLVLYALVSLRPWVFYGDAAQGTSLSTTAIIALGCWSVHYLKRILETLFVHRFSHGTMPIRNLFKNCGYYWGFTVYVAYHVNHPLFTPPPIIMQIVGLALFIVSELGNLSIHMLLRDLRPPGSTVRKIPVPNANPLTQLYNFVSCPNYTYEFYSWAGFTLLTSCVPAGLFALAGLYQMTIWALGKHKNYKKEFSNYPKRRKAIIPFII